A genome region from Carya illinoinensis cultivar Pawnee chromosome 2, C.illinoinensisPawnee_v1, whole genome shotgun sequence includes the following:
- the LOC122300490 gene encoding protein FAR1-RELATED SEQUENCE 7-like isoform X2 has product MVIKAYPVGMVRATDVNGMDEAEFGFEPHVGLEFDSADDARELYSLYAKRMGFKIRTGQLYRSRTDGSVASRRFVCSKEGFQLNSRSGCPAFIRVQRRDTGKWVIDHFLKDHNHDLEHMDEKCPPFMQPKTPIVKNLMTDVAHKPKVKWLEEVEGGQPCTSGVIKRVKREGDGGRFQDEPRVGLEFNSANEAHEFYHAYAANKGFRIRIGQLFRSKLDGSITSRRFVCSKEGYQHPSRVGCGAYMRIKRQDSGRWVVDRLKKDHNHELGAQMETHKKSFNVSNKFIAEASDELENKNLVTMCNGNFVKRCRENCIGSDWYSMLFEYFQSKQAEDTGFFYAVEVNDGNCMSIFWADGRSRYSCSQFGDTIVLDTSYKNSVYLVPFATFVGVNHHRQPVLLACALIAEESKESYSWLFKTWLRAMSGRCPLSIIADHDTAIQQAILEVFPGTHHRFSSWQFKAKESDFLSLMDNGFKCEYENCVIQSQTSDEFDIAWNTLLNRYDLKENVWLTEMYKMRASWVPLFLRGTFFAGIPINESIDSFFVTLLNAQTPVSEFVSRYERGLERRREDERKEDFNSFNLQAFLQTKEPVEEQCRRLYTLTVFKIFQKELLQSYSYLGLKICEEGSASRYLVRRCGNEYEKNIVAFCASNLNVGCSCQMFEFEGVLCRHILRVFQILDVREIPPHFILHRWTRNAEYGIIRDVESGGTSQEFRNLMLWSLRETACKYIEAGAASIEKYKLAYEIMREGGRKLCWQR; this is encoded by the coding sequence ATGGTTATAAAGGCATATCCTGTAGGTATGGTACGTGCAACAGATGTCAATGGAATGGATGAAGCAGAGTTTGGATTTGAGCCACATGTGGGGTTAGAGTTTGATTCAGCAGATGATGCGCGTGAGTTATACAGTCTATACGCAAAGCGTATGGGCTTTAAGATTCGAACAGGTCAGCTGTACCGATCAAGAACTGATGGTTCAGTTGCTTCTAGAAGATTTGTGTGCTCAAAGGAGGGGTTTCAGCTCAATTCACGATCAGGCTGTCCAGCATTCATAAGGGTGCAGCGACGTGATACTGGGAAGTGGGTTATCGACCATTTCCTGAAGGACCACAATCATGATCTCGAGCATATGGATGAAAAATGCCCTCCCTTTATGCAGCCCAAGACACCTATAGTTAAGAATTTGATGACCGATGTAGCCCATAAGCCAAAAGTCAAATGGCTTGAGGAAGTAGAGGGTGGACAGCCATGTACATCTGGCGTTATTAAACGCGTTAAAAGGGAAGGAGATGGAGGGCGATTCCAAGATGAACCTCGTGTGGGTTTGGAATTCAATTCAGCTAATGAAGCACATGAATTTTATCATGCATATGCGGCCAATAAAGGATTTAGAATTCGGATTGGTCAATTGTTTCGTTCGAAGCTTGATGGGTCAATTACATCCAGGCGATTTGTGTGCTCAAAGGAAGGTTATCAACATCCTTCAAGAGTAGGTTGTGGAGCATATATGCGTATTAAGAGACAAGATTCTGGAAGGTGGGTAGTGGACCGTCTTAAAAAAGATCACAATCATGAACTTGGGGCTCAAATGGAAACTCATAAGAAAAGCTTTAATGTTTCCAATAAGTTCATAGCAGAGGCAAGTGACGAgctggaaaataaaaatttagttACCATGTGTAATGGAAACTTTGTCAAAAGATGTCGAGAAAACTGCATCGGAAGTGATTGGTACAGTATGCTTTTTGAGTATTTTCAAAGCAAACAAGCAGAGGATACAGGATTCTTTTATGCAGTCGAAGTTAATGATGGTAATTGCATGAGCATTTTTTGGGCTGATGGCCGGTCTAGGTATTCATGCAGTCAGTTTGGTGATACGATTGTTCTGGATACTTCATACAAGAATAGTGTGTATTTGGTTCCTTTTGCAACTTTTGTGGGAGTTAACCATCACAGGCAACCAGTGCTTCTTGCTTGTGCTCTGATTGCTGAGGAATCTAAGGAGTCTTACTCGTGGTTATTTAAAACTTGGCTCAGGGCAATGTCAGGGCGATGTCCACTGTCTATAATAGCTGATCACGACACAGCCATCCAACAAGCAATACTGGAAGTCTTTCCTGGAACCCATCATCGTTTTTCGTCGTGGCAATTTAAGGCAAAAGAAAGTGATTTTCTCAGTTTAATGGATAATGGTTTTAAATGTGAATATGAAAATTGTGTTATCCAAAGTCAGACGTCTGATGAATTTGATATAGCATGGAATACCCTTCTCAACAGATATGACTTGAAGGAGAATGTTTGGCTGACAGAAATGTACAAAATGCGTGCAAGTTGGGTGCCACTGTTCTTACGGGGCACCTTTTTTGCTGGCATTCCCATAAATGAAAGCATTGACTCGTTCTTTGTCACACTCTTGAATGCCCAGACACCGGTCTCAGAGTTTGTTTCAAGATATGAGAGAGGCCTTGAGCGTCGACGCGAGGACGAAAGAAAAGAGGActtcaactcttttaacttGCAGGCTTTTTTGCAGACAAAGGAACCAGTAGAAGAACAATGTAGAAGGTTGTACACGCTTACTGTGTTCAAGATATTTCAAAAGGAGCTTCTGCAAAGCTACAGTTACCTTGGACTTAAAATTTGTGAAGAAGGGTCGGCCAGTAGATATTTGGTGCGCAGGTGTGGGAATGagtatgagaaaaatatagttgcattTTGTGCATCCAATCTCAACGTGGGTTGTAGCTGTCAAATGTTTGAATTCGAAGGGGTGCTGTGCAGACATATCTTGAGAGTTTTCCAAATATTAGACGTAAGAGAAATCCCGCCTCACTTCATTTTACATCGTTGGACAAGAAATGCTGAGTATGGTATCATTCGCGATGTTGAATCTGGGGGTACTTCTCAAGAATTTAGAAACTTGATGCTGTGGAGTTTGAGAGAAACAGCATGTAAATACATAGAGGCTGGTGCAGCGTCTATTGAAAAGTACAAACTTGCATATGAGATTATGCGGGAGGGCGGAAGAAAGCTTTGTTGGCAAAGGTAA
- the LOC122300490 gene encoding protein FAR1-RELATED SEQUENCE 7-like isoform X1 produces the protein MTAPVTFVLASKAYPVGMVRATDVNGMDEAEFGFEPHVGLEFDSADDARELYSLYAKRMGFKIRTGQLYRSRTDGSVASRRFVCSKEGFQLNSRSGCPAFIRVQRRDTGKWVIDHFLKDHNHDLEHMDEKCPPFMQPKTPIVKNLMTDVAHKPKVKWLEEVEGGQPCTSGVIKRVKREGDGGRFQDEPRVGLEFNSANEAHEFYHAYAANKGFRIRIGQLFRSKLDGSITSRRFVCSKEGYQHPSRVGCGAYMRIKRQDSGRWVVDRLKKDHNHELGAQMETHKKSFNVSNKFIAEASDELENKNLVTMCNGNFVKRCRENCIGSDWYSMLFEYFQSKQAEDTGFFYAVEVNDGNCMSIFWADGRSRYSCSQFGDTIVLDTSYKNSVYLVPFATFVGVNHHRQPVLLACALIAEESKESYSWLFKTWLRAMSGRCPLSIIADHDTAIQQAILEVFPGTHHRFSSWQFKAKESDFLSLMDNGFKCEYENCVIQSQTSDEFDIAWNTLLNRYDLKENVWLTEMYKMRASWVPLFLRGTFFAGIPINESIDSFFVTLLNAQTPVSEFVSRYERGLERRREDERKEDFNSFNLQAFLQTKEPVEEQCRRLYTLTVFKIFQKELLQSYSYLGLKICEEGSASRYLVRRCGNEYEKNIVAFCASNLNVGCSCQMFEFEGVLCRHILRVFQILDVREIPPHFILHRWTRNAEYGIIRDVESGGTSQEFRNLMLWSLRETACKYIEAGAASIEKYKLAYEIMREGGRKLCWQR, from the exons ATGACAGCACCCGTGACATTTGTTCTTGCTTCAAAG GCATATCCTGTAGGTATGGTACGTGCAACAGATGTCAATGGAATGGATGAAGCAGAGTTTGGATTTGAGCCACATGTGGGGTTAGAGTTTGATTCAGCAGATGATGCGCGTGAGTTATACAGTCTATACGCAAAGCGTATGGGCTTTAAGATTCGAACAGGTCAGCTGTACCGATCAAGAACTGATGGTTCAGTTGCTTCTAGAAGATTTGTGTGCTCAAAGGAGGGGTTTCAGCTCAATTCACGATCAGGCTGTCCAGCATTCATAAGGGTGCAGCGACGTGATACTGGGAAGTGGGTTATCGACCATTTCCTGAAGGACCACAATCATGATCTCGAGCATATGGATGAAAAATGCCCTCCCTTTATGCAGCCCAAGACACCTATAGTTAAGAATTTGATGACCGATGTAGCCCATAAGCCAAAAGTCAAATGGCTTGAGGAAGTAGAGGGTGGACAGCCATGTACATCTGGCGTTATTAAACGCGTTAAAAGGGAAGGAGATGGAGGGCGATTCCAAGATGAACCTCGTGTGGGTTTGGAATTCAATTCAGCTAATGAAGCACATGAATTTTATCATGCATATGCGGCCAATAAAGGATTTAGAATTCGGATTGGTCAATTGTTTCGTTCGAAGCTTGATGGGTCAATTACATCCAGGCGATTTGTGTGCTCAAAGGAAGGTTATCAACATCCTTCAAGAGTAGGTTGTGGAGCATATATGCGTATTAAGAGACAAGATTCTGGAAGGTGGGTAGTGGACCGTCTTAAAAAAGATCACAATCATGAACTTGGGGCTCAAATGGAAACTCATAAGAAAAGCTTTAATGTTTCCAATAAGTTCATAGCAGAGGCAAGTGACGAgctggaaaataaaaatttagttACCATGTGTAATGGAAACTTTGTCAAAAGATGTCGAGAAAACTGCATCGGAAGTGATTGGTACAGTATGCTTTTTGAGTATTTTCAAAGCAAACAAGCAGAGGATACAGGATTCTTTTATGCAGTCGAAGTTAATGATGGTAATTGCATGAGCATTTTTTGGGCTGATGGCCGGTCTAGGTATTCATGCAGTCAGTTTGGTGATACGATTGTTCTGGATACTTCATACAAGAATAGTGTGTATTTGGTTCCTTTTGCAACTTTTGTGGGAGTTAACCATCACAGGCAACCAGTGCTTCTTGCTTGTGCTCTGATTGCTGAGGAATCTAAGGAGTCTTACTCGTGGTTATTTAAAACTTGGCTCAGGGCAATGTCAGGGCGATGTCCACTGTCTATAATAGCTGATCACGACACAGCCATCCAACAAGCAATACTGGAAGTCTTTCCTGGAACCCATCATCGTTTTTCGTCGTGGCAATTTAAGGCAAAAGAAAGTGATTTTCTCAGTTTAATGGATAATGGTTTTAAATGTGAATATGAAAATTGTGTTATCCAAAGTCAGACGTCTGATGAATTTGATATAGCATGGAATACCCTTCTCAACAGATATGACTTGAAGGAGAATGTTTGGCTGACAGAAATGTACAAAATGCGTGCAAGTTGGGTGCCACTGTTCTTACGGGGCACCTTTTTTGCTGGCATTCCCATAAATGAAAGCATTGACTCGTTCTTTGTCACACTCTTGAATGCCCAGACACCGGTCTCAGAGTTTGTTTCAAGATATGAGAGAGGCCTTGAGCGTCGACGCGAGGACGAAAGAAAAGAGGActtcaactcttttaacttGCAGGCTTTTTTGCAGACAAAGGAACCAGTAGAAGAACAATGTAGAAGGTTGTACACGCTTACTGTGTTCAAGATATTTCAAAAGGAGCTTCTGCAAAGCTACAGTTACCTTGGACTTAAAATTTGTGAAGAAGGGTCGGCCAGTAGATATTTGGTGCGCAGGTGTGGGAATGagtatgagaaaaatatagttgcattTTGTGCATCCAATCTCAACGTGGGTTGTAGCTGTCAAATGTTTGAATTCGAAGGGGTGCTGTGCAGACATATCTTGAGAGTTTTCCAAATATTAGACGTAAGAGAAATCCCGCCTCACTTCATTTTACATCGTTGGACAAGAAATGCTGAGTATGGTATCATTCGCGATGTTGAATCTGGGGGTACTTCTCAAGAATTTAGAAACTTGATGCTGTGGAGTTTGAGAGAAACAGCATGTAAATACATAGAGGCTGGTGCAGCGTCTATTGAAAAGTACAAACTTGCATATGAGATTATGCGGGAGGGCGGAAGAAAGCTTTGTTGGCAAAGGTAA